GGTCATGAGCGCCCTGGTGAGCTTCGAGCGCGTCTTCGAGGTGCTCGACCTTAAGCCGCTCATCGAGGAGAAACCGGACGCCCGTACGGTCCCGGAAGGTCCGGCGGCCGTGGAGTTCCAGGACGTCCGCTTCGCCTACCCCTCCGCCGACAAGGTCTCCCTAGCCTCCCTCGAGGAGGTCGCCGCCCTCGACACCCGGGGTGGCGCCGAGGTCCTGCACGGTGTGTCCTTCCGCGCCGAGCCCGGCCAGACCGTCGCCCTCGTCGGCTCCTCCGGCGCCGGCAAGTCCACCATCGCGCAACTGCTGCCGCGCCTGTACGACACCGACGAGGGCTCCGTCCGCATCGGCGGCGTCGACGTCCGCGACCTGAGCGCCGAGTCGATGCGCGAGACTCTCGGCATGGTCACCCAGGACGGTCACCTCTTCCACGACTCGGTACGCGACAACCTGCTCCTGGCCCGCCCCTCCGCGACGGAGGACGACCTGTGGGACGTACTGCGCAGGTCCCGCCTCGAAGACCTCGTACGCTCGCTGCCCGACGGCCTCGACACCGTGGTCGGCGAGCGCGGTTACCGTCTCTCCGGCGGCGAGCGCCAGCGCATGACCATCGCCCGGCTGCTGCTCGCCCGCCAGCGTGTCGTCATCCTCGACGAGGCCACCGCCCATCTGGACAACACCTCGGAGGCGGCGGTCCAGGAGGCGCTCACCGAGGCGCTGGAAGGACGCACGGCCGTGGTGATCGCACACCGGCTGTCCACCGTGCGGACCGCGGACGTGATCCTCGTCGTGGAGGCCGGGCGGATCGTGGAGCGGGGCACGCACGAGGAGTTGCTCACGGCGGAGGGCCGGTACGCGGAGCTGTACCGGACCCAGTTCAAGAAGGATCGGGAAGTCGGCAAGGACCGGGAAGTCGGCAAGGACCGGGAAGTCGGCACGGACCGGGACGGCGTGGCGGAGGTCGCCGTCGCGGCGGAGGCGATCCCGTAGGACCGCCGGCCGACGCCCCGCCCCGCCGGATCACCCGATCCGGGGGAGCGGGGCGGCAGCGAGGTGCCGTCAGTCGGCCGTCGACGGGGTGAGGGCCACGGACTCTGGTACGACGTGGGCGGGGCTGAGCCGGTCGCCCTCGATGTCGAGGTCGGGCAGGCGCCGCTCCAGCCACGTCGGCAGCCACCAGGCGGCGTGCCGGGTCAGTGCCAGGACGGCCGGGACGAAGGTCATCCGGATGACGAACGCGTCGAGCAGGACACCGGCGGCGAGTGCGAAGGCGATCTGTTTGAGCATCGTGCTGTCGGAGGTGAGGAAGGCGGCGAAGACCGAGGTCATGATGAGGGCCGCGGCCGTCACGACCCGCCCGCTGTGCCGCGCGCCGCTGTGCACGGCGCCCAGCGGATTCCCGGTGTGGAGGTAGGACTCCCGCATCCTCGAGACGAGGAAGACCTCGTAGTCCATCGCGAGGCCGAACAGCACGGCCAGCAGGATGATCGGCAGGAAGCTGCTGACCGGTCCGGTGGTGTCCACACCGATCAGGCTGCCGAGGTGGCCCAGTTGGAAGACGCCGACCACGGCGCCGAGGGTCGCCGCGATCGAGAGAAGAAAGCCCGCCGCAGCCTTGAGAGGCACCACCAGCGAGCGGAAGACCAGGAGCAGCAGGAGCAGCGAAAGCCCGATCACGACGGCGGCGAAGGGGATCAGCGCCGAGTTGAGCTTCCCGGCGACGTCGACGCTCACGGCGGTGCTGCCGGTGACCTGGACGGTGGCGCCGGTGTCCCGCAGGATCGCGGCCCGGTCGTCGCGGATGGAGTTGACCAGCGTCTTGGTGGCCGGGTCGCTGGGGGCACTGTCCGGTATCACCTGGATGAGCGCGGTGTGGGTGGCCGGGTTGGCCACGGGTTTGCCGACGGTGGCCACGTCGGGCAGCGCGCCGATGGTGGCGGCGACCCGCTGGGCGGCCGTGGTGGGGTCGGAGCTGTGGCTGGTGTCGGCCAGCACGAGGAGCGGGCCGTTGAACCCGGGCCCGAGCTTCTCGCCGACTCTGTCGAAGGCGATGCGCTGAGAGGAGGATTCGGGCGCGGTGCCGTTGTCGGGCAGGGCGAGGCGCATGTCGTGGGCGGGCCAGGCGAGCGCGCCGAGGGAGGCCACCACCGCGACCAGGGTCAGCAGGGGGCGGCGGGTGACGAGCCGGAACCAGCGCTCGGCGGCGTTGGCGGCCGCGCCCGCGACGTGTTCGCCGGCACGGCTCACGACGTGTTCGCCGGTACCGCCGGCGACGCTCTCCCCGGTACCGCCGGCGACGTTGTCGCCGGTACCGCTCAGGACGTTCTCCCCGGTGGCGCTCGCGAGGCTGTCGCCGGTGGCGCCGACGGCGTCCTCGCCCGCACCGCCGACGGCCTGCTCACGGCACATCGCGCGGGAGCCCGGCCCGGGCGTCAGGCGGGTACCGGCGAAGCCGAGGATCGCGGGCAGCAGGGTGGTCGCGACCAGTACGGCGATCAGCACCGCGCCGGCGGCGGCCAGTCCCATGGCCGTCAGATAGGGGATGCCGACCACGGTGAGGCCGGTCATCGCGATGACCACGGTGAGTCCGGCGAACACCACGGCGCTGCCCGCCGTGCCCACCGCCAGCGCGGCCGACTCCTCCGGCTCCATGCCGTGGGCGAGGTGGAACCGGTGACGGCTGACGATGAACAGGGCGTAGTCGATGCCGACCGCGAGCCCGATCATCAGCGCCAGGCTCTGCGCGGTCGAGGAGATCGAGACGGTCCCGGTGAGCGACAGCGCACCGAAGATGGCCGTGGCGACACCGAAGAGCGCCGTGACGACGGGGATTCCGGCGGTCAGCAGGGAGCCGAAGGTCAGAGTGAGGATGACCAGGGCGACGCCGACGCCGATGATGTCGCTTCGGTGGGACTCCGACGGGGCGTTGCCGAACGCGGAGCCGCCGATGTCGACCCGCATGCCCTGCTGGTTCGCTCCGGCCACGGCGGACGTGAGTTCGTCCAGCGCGTTCGGCTCCAACGCGCTCTGCGGGACCTCGTAGCGCACCTGCGCGACGGCGGTGGTGCCGTCGGTGGAGACGGTGTGAGCGTCGAACGGGCTCACCACCGTGGCGACTTGGGGCGCGGACGCGGCCGCGTCCAGGGCGGCCCGGATACGGGCGCTGTCGGCCGGGTCGGTCACCTTCTGGCCGTCCGTCGCGGTGAACACGATCTGCGCGCTCGTGCCGGAGAAGGTGGGGAAGTCGGTCTTCATCCGGTCCAGGGCCCGCTGGGACTCGGAGCCGGGGATCGAGAAGGTGTTGTCGAGCTTGCCGGTGCCGCCGAAGGCCGTCATGCAGACCACGGCGGCCGCGACCAGCGCCAGCCACAGGGCCAGCATGCGTCGTCGGCGGCGGAAGGCGAGGCGCCCGAGGCGGTGAAGGAAGGCGGGCATGGCGCTCCATGGTGAGAAAGCGGTCCCAGAAACTGGCAGTCCTGCCACAATAACAAAATGGCAGGACTGCCAAATTTTCTCGGGACTGGGATACTCGGGGTGTGGAGAGCGCGACAGAACCGGGACGCAGGGAACAGAACAAGCGGCGCACGCATGAGGCGCTGATCCACGCGGCGGCGCGGCTGTTCCAGGACAACGGCTACGAGGCGACGACCGTGCGGGACATCGCCGCCGCCGCGGGCGTCGGGGAGCGGACCTTCTTCCGCTACTTCCCCTCCAAGGAGAGCCTGATCCTGCAGCACGTCCGGGACTTCATCCCGCTGCTGGAGGAGGCGATCCGGGCCCGCCCACAGGGTGAAACTCCCCTTGCGGCCCTGCGCAACGCCGTCCTGGAGCTCGCCGGTCGCGACGACTGGGCCGCCGGGATCCTCCTCGCCGGACCGCAGCCCCTGTCGACCGCTCCGTCCGGGCGCGGCGAACGCTTCCTCCTGTTCGACCTGGAGGAAGCCGTCGCATCGGCGTTCCTGGACCGCATGACGCTGGACGGTGCCGACCCGGCCGCGCCGGAAAGCGTGCTGCGGGCGTCCGTTCTGGCCCGCGCGGGAGTGGGCGTACTGCGTGCCCTGCGACTCACCTACGCCCGCCTGCCGGAGGCGACGCGCGACGAGATCGGCGTCCTCGACTTCGCCCACGCGGCCTTCGCGACGCTGACGGATGCGGAGGGGGGCACCTCGTAGGGGGCGACGCCGACGGCTCGGCACCGTTCATGAGCGAAGAGTCAGGGTTGATGCCTCCGCCTGGGCAGTGCTTCTGTGTCGTGGGCTGTTCAGCGGGAGGAGCGCGAGGGAACGTGTCCGGGTACGAGGGCACTCGTCGTGCTGAACGCCGGCGTGAGCATGGGCGTCCTCGCCGGAACGGCCTTCACCGTGCTGGTGATCACGGCTCTCGTCACGACGGCCATGGCCGGGTCGCTGCTGTCCGCACGCGCGGCCGATTCCCCTGCCAGGCCGGCTCAGTTCGCCGGAGTGGTGACCGGCAGCCGGGTCGCGGCGGACATGAGCGCCGCACGCGGCACCCACGTCCCGGAGGCCAGCGCCCGGCCCACCGGGTAGGCGAGGGCCGCCGCCGGGAGCACTCCGGGCCGGCCACTGAGCTGTACATCGACGGCACCTACGGCCTGCCCGGCCCCCTTGGCCAGCTCCGCCTCCACGGCCCCCACGGCCCTGGGGATCGCGCAAGGGGGAGTTGTACCTGCGCGGTCTGCTGTTGGCCGAGAGACGCAAGACGATCCGCACCATCGGTGCCCACGTCGGCGGGGCGGCCATGGAGCACAGCCTGCACCACTTGTCCAGCAGCTCCACCTGGGACTGGATGCCGGTGCGGCGGGCCTTGGCCGGACACCTTCAGCAGGTCAGCGTCCCGCACGTGGGGGTGGTGCGGCCGATGCCGATACCGAAGGTCGGCGATCGGTCCGTGGGCGTCCACGAGGGTCTGGACCCGGGCACGGACCAGACGTTCCACGGTCAGCGCGGCTTCGGTCTCTGGCACGTGTCCGACACTCTGGATGTGCCGGTCAACCGGCGGCTGTTCCTGCCGAGCAGTGGCTGCGGGACCGTACGAGGCGCGTCAGGCCGAGATGACGGAAGCGGTCGCGCAGGAGACCTGGGAGCAGTGCGCCGCCGCCACGGTCCTGGAGCCCGTGGCCGACTGGCGGTTGGCTCGGCCGGTTCCCCCGCCGCCCGCCGTGCCTCGTGGGCGGTCGCCGTACGGGTCGACACCGCGGGCAGGCGGATTCCGCACCCTGAAGTCCGTCCTGCGGGACGCCTATGGCAAAGGGGCCATGGCGGACGACCCTGTGAAGGGCGTCCAGGAACCGGGGTATGTCCGCGAGAAGGTGGTCGTCCCCTCCCTCGCCTATGTGAAGAAGGCGCTGACAGTCGCCGGCGAAAATCTCGCGCTTGAGATCGTCATGATGGTGGGCTGCGGTCTACGAAACGGGGAAGCCCGCGCGGTGCACATCAACAACGTCCTACCGTGCACGAGCTCGTCAGCGGACGACGTCTACCGGGTGCACGAGCAGATCCACTCCCATACGCACCAGCCGGCGAAGCTGAGGCACCGCAAGACAGGGGGGTTCCGAGGGGTCCCTCTGCCCCGTTGGGTGCGGGAAGCGGTGGAGCGCATGGCGATCCTTCGTCAAGGGATGGGCCGTCGTCACCCGCACATGGTTTCAGGTGACGCTGCTCACAGGGCTCGGACAGACGAGCCATCTGGGCGATCCACGCCGCGCGGTGGACGCACGCCGCCGACGTGGCCGTGGTGCGGGACGCAGGTCAGGACAGCTTGGCTACCGTCAGCAGGACGGCGGAGTCCTCGAGCGCCTCGAGGCTGTGGCGGGAGTCAGGGACGATGAGCAGGTCCCCCGTGCGGCCCTCCCATGACAGCTCACCTGCCGACAGTCGCACGCGCCCGTGCAAGACCTGCACCGTCGCCTCGCCCGGGTTCTCGTGCTCGGCGAGACTGGCGCCTTCGGTCATGCCGATGACTGTCTGACGCAGAACCCTCTCGCGGCCGCCATAGACGGTGTTCGCACTGTGACCAGCACCCGCGGCGGCTGCCAACTCCAGCTGTTGACGGGCCAGCACTTCCAGGGAGGCTCTCTGCACCCCACCAGTCTCCCGCTTCGATGAGCCAGGGCAACTCGGGGTGGCCCGGGCGGGCCACGTGACGACGGGCCTCACCGGTGTGGTCCCGCGTCTCCCCGGGGCGGGAGGCTTCCTCGTAGGCCGGTCCGGACCTGCTCGGTGCCTGCGGGCCACAGCCCGCAGCGGACTACCGCGGCTCGCCGACGAGCTGCTCGCCATCGCCGACAGTGTCACGCGCCGACCGAGTGGCCGGACGTTACAGGGACTGCCGGTAGCCGAAGAATTCGTGGTCCTGGTTGTATCCGCCAAAGCCGCTGCCGATGTCGGAGAAGTCGGCGACGAACTCGATCTCCTTGATCCATTTGACCTGTTTGAAGCCGAGTTCGAGCTCGTTGCGCAACCGTAGCGGCGCGCCGTGGCCGAATGGCAGCGGTTGGTCGTTCATGTCGTAGGCGAGCATGGCGAGCTTGCTGCGCATGTGTTCGATGGGGTGGGCGTCGTAATAGGTACCGCCGTCGGAGCCTTCTCCCAGGGAGTAGAACACCACCCATTTGGCCTGCGGGTCGGGGTGGACCAGGTCGAGGATCGTGGCCATGGACACGCCACCCCATTTCGCGACACCGGACCAGCCCTGGATGCAGAAGTGCTGGGTGATCTGCTCGTGCGCGGACCGTTTCCTCAGGTCGTCGAGGGACAGCTCGACCGGGTGGGCGACCAGGCCGCCGATGCGCAGCCGGTAGTCGGCGAAACCGCCGGACTGCAGGGCCTTGTACTCGGCAGAGTCGGGGTAGCGGCCGTTGTGCCAGAAGTAGGGGGAGATGTCTTTCTCGGTGTACTCGCCGGGGGAGACATCGACGTGTTCGAACAGGCGCTGAGCGGGGCCGATGAGGGCGTATCCGACGCGCTGCACGACCCGGGGGTGACGCAGGGTCAGCGGTGTGGCCGCGACCCAGGCGGCGACGACCACCGCCATCCAGCCGAGGAAGATCCACAATCCGAGCCAGCTGCTGTCGTTGCGGCCGCTGTCGATGTGGTTGAGGTTGGTGAGCAGGCCGGTGGTGAAGACCAGGCTCACGTGGATCACGATGAACAGCACGAACCAGGTGAAGACCAGGAAGTGCACAGACCGGGCGGTCTGGATGCTCAGCACCCGGCTGAGCCGCTTGAAGCGGGTGGACAGCGCCGGTGACATACCCAGCCCGGTGATCAACGCAAGGGGAGCCGCGACGAAGACCGTGACGAAGTAGGCGAGCAGTTGGAGCCCGTTGTACGCCACCCAGCCGTTCTCCCGCGGCCAGTTGAGCGACAAGTACTGGATGGCCGCAGAAGCGGCGTTGGGCAAGACGCTCCAGCTGGTGGGGACCAGGCGTTTCCACTGGGGGGTGGCGAACAGCATCACGTAGAAGACGAGACCGTTGAGCAGCCACAGCGTGTTCACCCCCAGGTGCCACCACCGGGCCAGACCGATCGAGTGCCGGATCCCGGGGAGGCCGACCCCGCGGGGCAGGCCGATCGAGTCCTGCTTCGCGGTCCACAGCGGGTCGGCGGAGACGGGCTCTTGCATCCGGAACCATTCCCGCCCCGGGGTGCTGTGCCGGGTCCAGTACAGGCGCGGATGATCGGCCAGGATCTGCAGGCCCGACCGCAGGGTGAACAGCATGAAGAACAGGTTGAAAAAGTGCGACCATCGTGCCCATGACGGAACGCCCAGGTAGGCGCCGTCGCGATCCGCGCGCGGGTCGATGCCGGGATACTCGGCGATGAACCGCTGCACCGACGGCATGCCCCGCAGTCCCTTCGCCGCGGCGACGCACCCCAGCAAACCCACGAAGCCGATCGGCAGCAGCCACAGCAGGTTGAACCACCTGCTGCCCAAGCGCACCCGCGGAGCGACCCCGCTGGAAGCCGGAATGGAGCCCGCCCAGGTCGCCACGTCGACGACGTCGTCACCTCGCGTCAGGTTCGAGCGGAAACCTCCGGGGGGCTGGGAGGAGGCACCCGACGCGTGCGGCAGCGCACCGTCACCCGTCACGTGCTCGTCATCGGACATGCCATCGACCTCCCGTGCCGGACCCCACGCCTTTGCACCGGCCGCAAGGCTGCAGTGACCGAGCCCACCGCAAGGGTGGGCGGACCGATCCATCTGACCACCTGAGGCAGAGACCCGCACGTGCAACGATCAGGGCAACGCAGCACAACCTGGTCGCGACGATGGGGTGGCTCGCGCGGTTGCACGTCCAGTCGCCTCTCATCGAGCTCCGACCCCGTACCCCCGTCGCGGTGGGGAGTGAACGACCGGACCTGCTGGGCCTGTTGGAGCATCGCCGCCCGCGCATGGCCCAGGACGACGTCAGGCCCTCGTCCTGCTGTTCCGGTCGGTCGTGGGCGCGGCGGCCATGCACGGAGCGCACGCGGCACCGATGGAGGGTTTCGTAACGCGGTTGCCTCGTGGGTCGTCCGTGCGATCCCATGGGCCGTCACAGGCGCCATGCTCACGCCATGACTGACATCCCCCACCACAACACCGCAGAACCGCAGCGCGGCCTCGAGCCGTCGGACGTTCCCGCAGGTGCCACCCGCAGGTCCGTCATAGCCACCCTGGGCGGCGCCACCCTCGGGGTGGCCGCGCTGGGTCTCGCCGCCACGCAGGCGACCGCCGCCACGGAGCACCAGGCCGCGGCCCGGCCGGCTGCCGCCTGTGTCCTCACGCCCGAGCAGACCGAGGGGCCGTACTACCTGGACCTGGAGACGGTCCGCAAGGACATCACGGAGGGGAAGGCGGGTGTTGCGCTGACTCTCCGCGTGACGGTGGTCGACGCAGCGACCTGCGCCCCGCTGCCCCAGGCGGCGGTCGACATCTGGCACTGCGACGCCCTCGGTGTCTACTCCGGCTATGTCGCTGGTGGTTCCACCCCGGACACCACCTTCCTGCGCGGCGTGCAGCTGACCGACCCCGCCGGTGTTGCGGAGTTCACCACCGTCTATCCCGGCTGGTACGTCGGCCGGGCCCTCCACATCCACGTCAAGACGCATGTGGGAGGCAGCGTGTCCAACGGGACGTACCACGGCGGCCACGTGTCCCATACGGGCCAGCTCTACTTCCCGGAGGCGTACAACACCAGGATCGCCGCCCTGTCCCCGTACCGGAACAACACGGTCACCCGCACCCTCAACGCGCGGGACGGCATCTACCGGAACGGGGGATCCTCGACCCTGCTGACCCTCTCCCAGGCAGGCAGCGATCTCGGCAAGGGAGTGACCGGAACCGTCGTACTCGGCATCGACCCCGCCACCACCCCCTGACGCATCTGGATGCCTGCGGTGGCCGGCCCTGCCACGGGGTCGGACATCGCACGCGCGACTGCGGCCGCACTGCTCCTGCCGAAGCCGACCCGCGCAGTCTTCGTAGAGACACGTGGCTGAAGGCGATGGTTTCGTTCCGGGGCGGTACGGCCAGGAAACGGGGATGAGCCGGAGTCGAACGTGTGATGTGTGCGGTGCGACGTTGATCGTGAGCCCGCACGGGGGTCGGCCGGCTCGATACTGCTCCAGCGCCTGCCGGCAGCTGGCGTTTCGGCGACGGGCGGCTTCGGGTGTCACGCCTGCGGTCTCGACGGCCGGGGGGAGCGTCCTGCCGCCGGCGCTCGACTCCTTCGTCGGTCGCCAGCACGAGTTGTCGGCCCTGCGTACCCTCCTGAGGAGCTCGCGCCTCCTCACGCTGACCGGTGCGGGCGGTGTGGGCAAGACCCGGCTGGCGCTGGAGTTCGCCAAGGGATTACCGAAGCGCTTCGCACGAGTCGACCTCGTGGAACTCGCCTCACTCCAAGACAGCACGCTGGTGACGCAGTCCGTGGCCGCCGCGCTGGGGGTGGGCGAACGAGCGGGCCGGACCGGCGTCGACGTGCTGGTCCGGGCGATCGGTGACGCCTCCCGGGTGCTGATTCTGGACAACTGCGAGCATCTGGCCGAGCCGTGCGCCCGGCTGGCGGCGATCCTGCTGGGCCGCTGCCCCCGTCTGCGGATCCTGGCCACCAGCCGGGAGGCCCTGAGGGTGCCCGGAGAGACCGTGTTCCGGGTCGGCGAGCTGTACCTGCCGCCGGCTGACGCCGGAGACGATGTGACGGCCCTCATGCAGTCCGATGCCGTACGGCTCTTCGTCGACCGCGCCGCGAGCAACTCCCCGGGGTTCACGCTCCATCGCGGCAACGGCCACCTGGTGGCCGAGATCTGCCGGCGTCTGGACGGCCTGGCGCTCGCCGTCGAACTCGCCGCCCGCCACGTCGGTGCGCTCGCGCTGAGCGACATCCTGGCAGGGCTGGACGACCAGTTCTCCCAGCTGGACCTTCTGACCGGGGGAAGCAGAACCGGACCCGCACGCCACAGCGGGTTCGCCGCGGCGGTCGACTGGAGCCATCGGCTGCTGGATCCGGCCGAGCAGGCGGTCTTCCGGCGCCTTTCGGTCCTGGTCGGCGGGTTCGACGCGACCGCTGCGCAAGCAGTCTGCGCCGGTGACGGCATAGGCCGGCGGCAGGTCTTCCGCATCCTGTGCGCCCTGGAAGCGAAGTCGCTCGTCGTACGTCTGCCGGGAGAGACGGCGCCCACACGTTTCAGGCAGTCGAGTGCCATCCGTGTCTGCGCCCTGGACCGTCTGCGTGCATCCGGCGAGCTGCACGCCACCCTGCGCCGGGCGCTCGCGTGGCTGACCGAGTTGGCCGGGCGGAGCCGCGGGGAGGTGTTCGCCGACCAGGCCGGCAGCCCGCTCGCGGCGGAACGGGACACTCTCGTCTCGGTACTGGCCTGCGGCGCCGGCCACGGCGATGCCGTACTGGTGCGGCTGACACTGGAACTGGCGCGTGTGCACTACCAGCAGGAGCAGCCGTCGGCCGCCCGTGCGCTGCTCACCGGACTACTGCGGGGAGCGGGGGGCCGGGCGCTGGGTGGGCAGGTGCCGGCGCTCGCCGCACGTGTGGCCTGCCAGCAGGCCGATCTGGACGAGGCACTGCGCCTGGGGGAGCAGGCGGTGCAGAGCGAGCGGATGCGTCGTGACGCCGCCGGACTGGCCAATGCCCTGGACGCCCGGGCGGCGGCGCGACTGTGCCGGGGTGAGTTCGCCGAGGCCGTCGCGGATCTGAGGGAGTGCCTGGAGGTCGTCGCTTCCCCCAGCAGGCCACAGGACACTGCTTGGTGCACCCATCACCTGGCCTGGGCGCTGCTTCAGGCCGGCGGGGAGCTGGAGGCCGACGAACTGATGTCACGGTGTCTACCCGTGCTGAGGCAGCAAGCGCCATGGCCTCGGACCGCGGCCGCGCTGCACACCGCGGGGGCCGTACGGCTGGCCTTGGGGCGTCTGCGCAGCGCGGAGACCTTGTTCGCCGAGGTGCTGCGGATCGCTCCAGGGGCCAGTTTCCACGCCCTGTACCCCGTGGAGGGCCTGGCCCTCGTGGCCGCGGAGAGCGGCGACATGCAGCGTGCGCTGCGGCTGTACGAGGCGAGCGTGCGGGCGCGGCGCCGCCTGGACACGGAGCCCGAGGCTCCCTGGTGGCACAGGATGGAACAGGCGGCGGCGCGTGCCCGGACACGGCTGTCGGCAGCGGCGCAGGACGCTGCCGTCGCCGGTGCCCGTGGGCTGCGCGGAGAGCGGCTGGTCGCGTACGCGCTCGGCGCAGGGAGTGGCGAGGACCGAACGAGGCGCGATGTCCGCGCCACCGACGAGCGGCTCCGGCTCACCGTAAGGGAGTCCACGGTGGCCGAACTGGTCGCCGAAGGGCTGACCAACCGGCAGATCGCGGACCGGCTCGGCCTTTCGATCCACACGGTCGCCACGCACCTGGACAAGGTCCGCGACAAGCTGGGCCTGCGCTCTCGCACCCAGATCGCACTGTGGGCAGCCGCACGGACCGAGGGTGGGTGCGCAGCCCGGCGGTGAGCACCTGGAACAGGGGAAGCTCGGCCTCTCGATGCGGCTCTGCCGCACATTGGTGGGCGTCAGGTGGAGAGCGAGCCACAGTACGCCGGAAGAACGCCCTTGACCTGCGAAAAGCAGGCAGGGAGCTCAATTCAGGGAGTTCTGAATGCTTCGTACCGTATTCAAGTCCAAGATCTAGCATTTGGACGTTTGCGCAGGTCAGGGGCATGACGGTGCCCGTTCGGGCCAGCAAGAGGTCGGCATGCGTCGCAGCGGTGTCCCCGCTTGCTTTCGACAGACGGCCCGACAGCCCGTCCGCGGCATGGCGTCCTTCTTCAAGGACTGCGGCTGTGCCAGCCTGCTCTCTCACGTGCCCCAGAGGGTGACGTACACCGGGGGCCGGAACCCGGAGGGCGGGACGCCGGCGCCGGGCGCGCGCATCAGGCGGGTCGCTGCGGGCGTGTGCAGGAAGCGCAGGAACGCGTCGGTGGCCGGGGAACGATGCTCGGGCTGCAGGACCGTGGCGTGCCACGTGGCGTCCGACGGCGTGGCAGGGGTCTCCAGTATGCGCAACTCGTCACGCCGGATGCGGGGCGACACCAGATGGGCCAACGCCGGTGCCACCCCCGCGCCCTCGGCGGCGGCCGCCCAGGTCGCGGCCTGGTTGGGGAACACCCGCACGTGTCCCTCGGCCACTCCGAGCCGACGCAGCAGCCGCCCGGAGTCCGCGTCGGGATCGGTCCCGGAGGAATCGACCAGCCACGACCACTGCGGCGGCGGACCGGGCGGCCGCGGCGACCCGGCGCCGATCACCACGACCAACCGGGTGCGGAACAGCGGCTCGCTGACCAGTTCGCCCCTGCGGGCGGCGCCAAGACACGGCCCGAGCGCGACGTCAGCCAGCCGGTTCTCCACCAGCACGCGTATCTCGTTGCCGGCGGCCACCCCGAACGAGGTCTC
This portion of the Streptomyces mirabilis genome encodes:
- a CDS encoding ATP-binding protein: MSALRTLLRSSRLLTLTGAGGVGKTRLALEFAKGLPKRFARVDLVELASLQDSTLVTQSVAAALGVGERAGRTGVDVLVRAIGDASRVLILDNCEHLAEPCARLAAILLGRCPRLRILATSREALRVPGETVFRVGELYLPPADAGDDVTALMQSDAVRLFVDRAASNSPGFTLHRGNGHLVAEICRRLDGLALAVELAARHVGALALSDILAGLDDQFSQLDLLTGGSRTGPARHSGFAAAVDWSHRLLDPAEQAVFRRLSVLVGGFDATAAQAVCAGDGIGRRQVFRILCALEAKSLVVRLPGETAPTRFRQSSAIRVCALDRLRASGELHATLRRALAWLTELAGRSRGEVFADQAGSPLAAERDTLVSVLACGAGHGDAVLVRLTLELARVHYQQEQPSAARALLTGLLRGAGGRALGGQVPALAARVACQQADLDEALRLGEQAVQSERMRRDAAGLANALDARAAARLCRGEFAEAVADLRECLEVVASPSRPQDTAWCTHHLAWALLQAGGELEADELMSRCLPVLRQQAPWPRTAAALHTAGAVRLALGRLRSAETLFAEVLRIAPGASFHALYPVEGLALVAAESGDMQRALRLYEASVRARRRLDTEPEAPWWHRMEQAAARARTRLSAAAQDAAVAGARGLRGERLVAYALGAGSGEDRTRRDVRATDERLRLTVRESTVAELVAEGLTNRQIADRLGLSIHTVATHLDKVRDKLGLRSRTQIALWAAARTEGGCAARR
- a CDS encoding intradiol ring-cleavage dioxygenase; translated protein: MTDIPHHNTAEPQRGLEPSDVPAGATRRSVIATLGGATLGVAALGLAATQATAATEHQAAARPAAACVLTPEQTEGPYYLDLETVRKDITEGKAGVALTLRVTVVDAATCAPLPQAAVDIWHCDALGVYSGYVAGGSTPDTTFLRGVQLTDPAGVAEFTTVYPGWYVGRALHIHVKTHVGGSVSNGTYHGGHVSHTGQLYFPEAYNTRIAALSPYRNNTVTRTLNARDGIYRNGGSSTLLTLSQAGSDLGKGVTGTVVLGIDPATTP
- a CDS encoding LysR family transcriptional regulator, which produces MTVTQLSTFVLVARLGSVGAAARTLNVSESAVSQALAALRSHFGDPLIRRTGGGGMRLTPAGARLLPVASRMVALSADAEAAVRAARGAPDELRVVATSTLAEFVLPSLVEAFACRSGRRTETSFGVAAGNEIRVLVENRLADVALGPCLGAARRGELVSEPLFRTRLVVVIGAGSPRPPGPPPQWSWLVDSSGTDPDADSGRLLRRLGVAEGHVRVFPNQAATWAAAAEGAGVAPALAHLVSPRIRRDELRILETPATPSDATWHATVLQPEHRSPATDAFLRFLHTPAATRLMRAPGAGVPPSGFRPPVYVTLWGT